From the Salana multivorans genome, the window GTCGAGCTCCTTGAGCAGCGGGTAGTCCTTGCCCGTGCCCTCACCGCGCAGGTACTGGTCGAAGACGAGGTTCCAGATCTCGAGGTAGCGGTCCCCGATCTCGTCGTTCCAGCCCGCGGCGCCCGTCGCGGGGTCGTAGTCGGGGCCGAACTCGGGCCCGCGGTCGACGTGGAACTCCGCGCACGGCCCAGCGGGGCCGGGCTGGCCCGTGTCCCAGAAGATGTCCTCGCGCGGGAGCCGGACGACGTGCGCGGGGTCGACGCCGACCTCGCTCAGCGCGGCGGCGGCGACCTCGTCCTCCTCCCAGATCGTCACCCACAGGCGCTCACCGTCGAAGCCGAGGCCGCCCTGCTCCTGGGAGGTGGTGAGGAACTCCCACGCGTAGCGGATCGCCCCCTCCTTGAAGTAGTCGCCGAAGGAGAAGTTGCCGAGCATCTGGAAGAACGTGCCGTGCCGCGTCGTGCGGCCGACGTTCTCGATGTCGTTCGTCCGGATGCACTTCTGCGCGCTCGCGGCGCGCGGCCACGGCGCCGGCTCCGTCCCGATGATGTACGGGATGAACGGGACCATGCCGGCGATCGTGAACAGGATCGACGGGTCGGGCGAGACGAGCGGGACGCTCGGCACGATCTGGTGGTCGTTCTCGGCGAAGAAGTCGAGGTAGCGACGGCGGATCTCGGCGGTGCGCATCTGGGTTCCTCTGGTGGTCCGCGGCTGCGGCCGCGGTGACGTTGGGGTGGGACGGTCCGACGGCTCGGTCGGCTAGAAGTCGGCGTCGTCCCAGGGGTCGTGCTCGACGCGGCGGCCGACGGCGCGCGGCGAGCCGCCGCGCAGGGTCCGCGCGTCGTCCAGGACCTCGGGCGGCGGGAGCAGGTCGGCGCCGAGCCGGGCCTCCTGCTCGCGCATCGCGGTCCGGAGCTCGGCTCCGACGAGCCGGAGCTCCTCCACGCCCTGCGTGAGCGCCTCGGCGAGGCCCTGCGGCGTCAGCGTCCTGGCGACGGAGTCGGCGGCTGAGCGGGCCCGGCCGACCTGGTACAGGACGGCGACGGCGACCGCGGCCCCGACGCCGGCCCAGACGAACCTCATCAGCGGCGGCCCGTCCGCTTGGCGACGACCGACCGGACGGCGTAGGAGAAGGCCGCGACCTTGATCATCGGTCGGGCCAGCGTGGCCGACACGAGCGTCGTGAGCGCCGAGACGTTCTGGCCAACCTCGGCGGCGGACGTCGTGACCGTGTCGACCTTGGCGAGTTGGGCGTTCGCCCCGCGGACCGTCTCGGCCGCCTCGTCGATGACCGGGACGGTGTGCTCGGTCAGCTCGGCGACCGAGAGCCTGGTCTCGTCGAGCACGGCCCCGAGCTTGAGGAGCGGGACGGCGATCGCCACGACGAGCGCGACGAAGGCGAGGGCGGCCACGAGGCCCGCGATGTCACCGAGCGATACCGACACTGCTGCCACCTTCTCCTTGGGCACCTGGGAGGACACCTGGGACGCTGCGACGACTCGTCACGGGTGCGACCCGATCCGTCGTCGTCCGTCGAGAGTACCCGCAGCGACCGACCCGGCCCGGAACGAACGTCACGCGTGTGCCCCGGTCGCCCGGGGCACACGCGTGGACCGCCCACGTGGGGCGGAAGGGCTCAGCGGGCGTAGAGCTCGACGATGAGCTGGACGTCGGCCTGGACCGGGACCTCGGCGCGCTTGGGCATCCGCACGAGGACGGTGCGCAGCTTCTCGAGGTTGACCTCGAGGTACTCCGGGACGGCCGGGAGGACGTCACGGTGCGCACCGGCGGCGGCGACCTGGAACGGGACCATCGTCTGGCTCTTCGGCTTGACCTGGAGGACCTGGCCCGGCTTCACGCGGAACGAGGGGCGGTCGACGATCTTGCCGTCCACGAGGATGTGGCGGTGCACGACGGCCTGGCGGGCCTGGGCGATCGTGCGGGCGAAGCCCGAGCGGAGGACGAGCGCGTCGAGACGGCACTCGAGCAGCTCGACGAACGTGTCACCGGTCAGGCCCGGGTGACGACGCGCCTCGTCGAACGTGTTGCGGAACTGGGCCTCGCGCAGGCCGTACTGCGCGCGCAGACGCTGCTTCTCCTTGAGGCGGACGGCGTAGTCGCTCTCCTGCTTCCGGCGGGCGCGGCCGTGCTCGCCGGGCGGGTAGGGGCGCTTCTCGAAGGCGCGGGCGGCCTTCGGGGTGAGGGCGATTCCGAGGGCGCGCGAGAGGCGCACCTGGTGGCGGGCGCGGTTGTGGGCCACGTCAACTCATTCCTGTTGCTGCTGTCACCCCGGCGCGGCGTGTCCGCGTGGGGGTGGGGCCGACCACGATGGGCTAGGACCCCAGGAGTGCCGACGGACGGACCGAGCCGTCCAGGCAACCGCAACAGTCTAGCCCATCCCGCCCGCGGCCGGGCCCGGACGCTCGGGACCGGTCCGTGGCCACCTCGGGGCCGGCCGCGAGGCGACCTGGGGCCGACCTCGGACCACGTCAGGGCTGGGAGTCGAGGATCTCGCGGATTCGCTCCAGCCGGGCCGCGACGGCGCGCTCGTTCCCGCGGTCGGTCGGGGCGTAGTACCGCGCGTCCTCCAGCCCCTCCGGCGCGTACCGCTGCGGCGCGACGCCGTGCGGCGCGTCGTGCGCGTACTGGTAGCCCTTGCCGTGGCCGAGGTCCTTGGCGCCCGCGTAGTGCGCGTCGCGCAGGTGGAACGGCACCGCCCCGGCCTTGCCGGACCGCACGTCGCCGAGGGCCGCCGCGATCGCGAGCGTCGTCGCGTTCGACTTCGGCGCCGTCGCGACGTGGATGACCGCCTGGGCGAGGATGAGCTGCGACTCGGGCATCCCGATGAAGCTCACGGCCTGGTGGGCCGCCACGGCGGTCTGGAGCGCCGTCGGGTCGGCCATCCCGATCTCCTCGCTCGCCGCGATGACGATCCGCCGCGCGATGAACCGGGGGTCCTCCCCCGCCGCGATCATCCGCGCGAGGTAGTGCAGCGCCGCGTCGACGTCGCTGCCGCGCATCGACTTGATGAACGCGCTCGCGACGTCGTAGTGCTGGTCGCCGTCCCGGTCGTAGCGCACGGCGGCCACGTCGACGGCGCGCTCGACGACGTCGATCGTGATGACGGCCGGCGCGCCGGCGTCGTCCTCGCCCTGGTCGGTCTCGTCGTCGTCCGCCTGCTCCTCCAGCGCCGTCGCGGCGGCGGCCTCGAGGACGGTGAGCGCCTTGCGGGCGTCGCCCCCGACGAGCCGGACGAGCTGCTCGAGTGCCTCCTCGCTCAGCTCGACGGTGCCGCCCAGCCCCCGCTCGTCGGCGACGGCGCGCCTGACGAGGTCCGCGACGTCCTCGGGCTCGAGCGAGTGCAGCGTCAGCAGCAGCGAGCGCGACAGGAGCGGGGAGATGACGGAGAACGACGGGTTCTCGGTCGTGGCCGCCACGAGCGTGACCCAGCGGTTCTCCACGCTCGGCAGGAGGGCGTCCTGCTGCGTCTTGGAGAAGCGGTGCACCTCGTCGACGAAGAGGACGGTCTCCTCTCCCCCGCCCGCGAGCCGGCGGCGCGCGTCCTCGATGACCATCCGGACGTCCTTGACGCCGGCCGTGACGGCGGAGAGCTCGACGAACCGCCGCCCGCCGGCCCGCGCGATGAGGTAGGCGATCGTCGTCTTCCCGGTGCCGGGTGGGCCCCACAGCACGACGGAGGACGGCGGCGGCGATCCAGCGCGGGTCGGCTCGACCAGCCGGCGCAGCGGGGCGCCGGCGCGCAGGAGGTGGCCCTGGCCGACCACCTCCTCCAGGCTCGCCGGACGCATCCGGACGGCCAGCGGCGCCGCGGGATCGACGCCGGGGACGCCGGCCTCGTCGGTCGAGGCGGCTTCGAAGAGATCCACGGATCGAGCGTACGTTGCCGGTCCGACATCGACCGGTCGCTCTCGGTCGGGGCCGGCTCGGCGGAGGCCGGCGACGGTGAGGGCAGACAGCCGGGGTCAGTGCGCGATGGTGAACCGGTTCGCGAGCGGGCGCAGCCAGCGCGGCGCCCACCAGTTGGCCTCGCCCAGCACGGTCATCGTGGCGGGGACGAGCAGCATCCGCACGAGCGTGGCGTCCAGCGCGACCGCGACGGCGAGCGCGAAGCCCGCCTCCTTGATCGGCAGGAGGTCGCCCGAGGCGAACCCGGCGAACACGACGATGATGACGAGCGCGGCCGACGTGATGATCCGACCCGACCGTTGCAGCCCGACGACGACCGCCTCGTCGTTGCCGACCCCGGTGTCGTACAGCTCCTTGATCCGCGCGATGAGGAACACCTCGTAGTCCATCGCGAGGCCGAACCCGAAGGCCACGACGATCGCGACGACGTAGCTCTCCAGCCCGCCGGCCGCCGTGAACCCCAGCAGCGAGGCGCCGTGCCCCATCTGGAACACCCACGTCGTGATCCCGAGCGAAGCGGCGATCGAGATCGCGTTCGTCAGCAGGGCCTTGACCGGGACCAGGACCGAGCCCGTCATGAGGAAGAGCAGGACGAACGTCGCGATCAGCACCATGCCGCCCGCGACGGGCAGCCCGCGCACGAGCGCGCCGGTGAAGTCGGCCTGGCCGGCCGCCTGGCCGCCGACGAGCACCGGCGTGCCGAGGTCGAGGTCGCGGATCTCGCGGACCAGCTCGACGGCGGCCGGGGAGTCGGGCTCGACGTCGTCGGCCAGGTGGACGCCGATCATGACGTGACCGTCGCCGTCGTCGAGCGGGGCGGCGGCATCGACCGACGCGACACCGGCCAGCCCCTCGAGCCCGGCCGCGACCGAGTCGAGCGTCGCGTCGTCGGCCGCGGTGTCCTCCGGCACGACGAACAGGTCGGCGGACGCCGTGCCGGGGAAGCGCTCGTTGATCGTGTCGATCGCCACCCGCGCCGGCGCGTCGGCCGGCAGCGCGTCGATGCCGGAGTTGCGCAGGTGCAGGCTCCCGAGCGGCACCATGGCCGTCACGAGGATCGCGAGACAGCCGATGAGCACGGGCCACGGGTAGCGCTGGACCCACGTCGCGAGCGCGGAGAACACGCCGCGCCGGGGCGCGACGTCGCCGAGCCGGCCGACGACGCGGCGCAGCCCCGGGATCCGGGACAGCACGGACGGCCGGAGGAACCGGCGGCCGCTGAGCGTGAGCAGCGCCGGCACGAGCGTGATGGCCGTGAGGAGCGCGATGACGACGATGACCGAGCCCGCGACGCCCAGCCCCTTGAGCAGCGACGGCGACATCGCGATGAGGCCGGCGACGCAGATCGCGATGGTGAGCGCGGAGAACGTGACGGTGCGACCGGCCGTCGCGACCGTCCGCTCCACGGCGCGCACGACGAGCGCGTCGCGCCGGCGTCCGCCGCGGCGCCGCTTGCCGACGGCGATACCGGCCGTGATCGCGGCGGTCTGCTCGTCGACGAGCTCCTTCAGCTCCTCCCGGAACCGGGACACCATGAGGAGGCCGTAGTCGATGGACAGGCCGAGACCGAGCAGTGTCACGACGTTGATGACGACCGAGTCGAGGTCCATGACGTAGGACAGCGACCAGATGCTGCCCAGCCCGGCCCCGATCGAGGCGACGGCGCCGACGATCGGCATGCCGGCCGCCAGCGCGCCGCCGAAGACGACGACCATGACGAGCAGCGAGATCGGGAGCGCGACCAGCTCGCCCCGCACGAGGTCGGACTCCATCTGCTCGTTGAACTCGCGGACGAGGATGGCGGAGGACGTGATGAGCGATCCCGTCGCCAGGTCGTCGTCCCTCAGCTCGGTCCCGAGCGCGGTCAGCCGCTCCTCGACCTCGCCGCCGACCTCCTTCTCCCGGTCGGACGGCAGGTCGGCATCGAGCGTCACCTGGACGAGGAAGGAGCCCGTCGCGGTGTCGACGAGCGCCGCGACCTCCGGCTGGGTCGGCCCCAGCGGGTGCTGGTAGGGGTCGGTCACCTCGGCGACGCCGTCGAGCGCCGCGAGGTCGTCCCGGGTCGCGGTCAGGACGTCGCCGGTCGCCGCGACGGCGTCGGTGTCCGTCAGGTCGGCGCCCTCGACCATGAGGACGATCGACGCGCCGTCCGCCGAGGCGCGCATGAGCTCCGACACCCGCTCGGACTGGCTGCCCGGAACGGTCGGCTGGTCGGTCTCGAGCTTTTGGAACAGGGGCGTCCCGCCCAGGCCCGTCATGGCGGCGGCCGCGAGGAGCCCGGCGATCAGCACCCAGGCGGCAAGGACCCACAGCGGGCGACGGGTGACGAGGCGGCCAAGACGCGCAAACACGGGGTCAACTCTCGCACGTCGGGCGCCGCCGGACGGCGTCGGCGGAGCGTCGCACGACCGGCGTGTCGACGGCCGGTTCGCCGCCGCGGTCGCGGGTGCCGCGGCCGGCCGACCGCGCCGCCACCACGCTGGGCTAGCGGGCGAGCGTCGCCGGCGCGTAGGAGGCCATCTCGGCCTCGAGCCGGAAGCCGATCCGGGTGTAGATCCGGCGGGCGGCGTCGTTGTCGGCGTAGAGACCGAGCGAGACCCAGTCGGCCCCCGCCGCGAGCCCCGCCCGCACGGCAGCCGTGGTCAGCGCCGCGCCGTAGCCGGCCCGGCGCGCCCCGGGGGCGACGCCGAGCCCGTGCAGGTGCCAGGAGAACGAGCCGTCCCGAGCGGGGTCGCCCTGGGCGAGCCGCGCGCCGATGACGCCGACCGCCGCGCCGGCCTCGCCCGCCGGTCCGTGCGCCGGCGCCGACTCCGACACGGCGAACCACGCGACCTCGCCGTCGCCGAGCGGGTCGGCCGTCGAGATGGGGTTGGCGACCGCCAGGAGGGCGCGCGCCTCCTCGACGTCGCTGGAGCCCGGCGCGAGGTCGAGCCGGCGCACGCGCTGGTCGACGTCGCCGTCCGGCATCGTGTCGATCGACATCCAGTCCCACTGCGTCGCGGGGGCGAGCCGCAGGGCGTCGAGCACCCACGGCGGCACGTCGACGGCGCGCGGCGCGCTGAGCCACATCGCGCCGGGGGCCTCCGAGCGGTGGTGCAGCCGCGCCTCGCCGTCGAGCAGGTCGATCACCTCGTCCGACTCGCCGAGCGCGAGGAGGACGTCGCCGTTGGGGCGCGCGCGGGCGACGAGGACGGAGTCGCCGAGCACGGCGACCCGGCCCTCGCGCCAGTCGTCACGCTCGGCCAGCAGGATCCGGTACCGGGCGAACGCCTGGAGGCGTGCGGGGTCGAGCGTCATTCCGCGACCGCGGTCCCCTCGCCCGCCGTCGCCCGCCCGCTCGTCGCGGCGGGCGCGGCGTCGACGCCGGCCTCCTTGCGCTGCTGCGCCGTGATGGGCGCGGGGGCGCCCGTCAGCGGGTCGTAGCCGCCGCCGGACTTCGGGAACGCGATGACCTCGCGGATGGAGTCCTCCCCGGCGAGCAGGCCGACGACCCGGTCCCAACCGAACGCGATGCCGCCGTGCGGGGGCGCGCCGAACGAGAACGCCTCGAGGAGGAAGCCGAACTTCTCCTGCGCCTGCTCCTCGTCGATCCCCATGACCTTGAAGACGCGCTCCTGCACGTCCCGCCGGTGGATACGGATGGAGCCGCCGCCGATCTCGTTGCCGTTGCAGACGATGTCGTAGGCGTAGGCCAGCGCCGCGCCCGGGTCGTCCTCGAACGTGTCGATCCACTCGGGCGTCGGCGACGTGAACGCGTGGTGCACCGCGGTCCAGGCGCCCGCGCCGACGGCCACGTCGTCGTCCTCGCCGACCGGCTTGAACAGCGGCGCGTCGACCACCCAGACGAACGACCACGCGTCGGGGTCGATGAGGCCGCCGCGGCGACCGATCTCCAGCCGCGCCGCGCCGAGCAGCGCACGCGAGGAGGTCGGAGCGCCCGCGGCGAAGAAGATCGCGTCGCCGGGCCGGGCACCGGTCGCGGCCGCGAGCCCCGCCCGCTCGGTCTCGGTGATGTTCTTGGCGACCGGACCCCCGAGCTCGCCGTCCTCGCCGATGGTGACGTAGGCGAGCCCGCGCGCGCCGCGCTGCTTGGCCCACTCCTGCCACGCGTCGAACCCACGCCGCGGCGTCGCCGCGCCGCCCGGCTGGACGACCGCGCCGACGTAGGCCGCCTGGAACACCCGGAACGGGGTGTGCGCGAAGTAGTCCGTCAGGTCGACGAGCGGCAGGCCGAAGCGCAGGTCCGGCTTGTCCGTCCCGTAGGTCTCCATGGCGTCGCGGTAGGTCATCCGCTGGATCGGCGTGGGGACCTCGACGTCGATCAGCCGCCAGATCTCGACGAGCAGCTTCTCGGTCAGCGCGATGATGTCGTCCTGGTCGACGAAGCTCGCCTCCACGTCGAGCTGGGTGAACTCCGGCTGGCGGTCGGCGCGGAAGTCCTCGTCCCGGTAGCAGCGGGCGATCTGGTAGTACCGCTCCAGCCCCGCGACCATGAGGAGCTGCTTGAACAGCTGCGGGCTCTGCGGCAGCGCGTACCAGGAGCCCGGCGCCAGACGCGCGGGCACGACGAAGTCGCGTGCGCCCTCGGGCGTCGAGCGGGTGAGCGTCGGCGTCTCGACCTCGACGAAGCCCTCGGCGTCGAGCACCGCGCGGGCGGTCCGGGAGACCTGGGCGCGCAGCCGCAGCGCGCGGGCGGGCGCCGGCCGGCGCAGGTCGAGGTAGCGGTACTTCAGCCGCGCCTCGTCGCCGATCGTCGCGGACTCCGCCGCGTCGAGCGCCGTCGAGACCTGGAACGGCAGCGGGGCGGCCTGGTTGAGGACGACGACGTCCGTCGCCACGACCTCGATCTGGCCCGTCGCGAGGTTGGGGTTCTCGTTGCCCTCGGGCCGGTGGGAGACCTCGCCCGTCACCTGGAGCACCCACTCGCTGCGCAGCGGGTGCGCCACGTCCTCGTCCCGGACCACGACCTGGGCGATCCCGGAGGCGTCGCGCAGGTCGAGGAAGGCGACGCCGCCGTGGTCGCGACGGCGATCCACCCACCCCGTGAGGGTGACGGTGCTGCCGATGTCGGTCGCGCGCAGGTCGCCTGCGTTGTGGGTGCGAAGCACGAACGTTCCTTCCGGGATGGTGGGGCGGCTGAGGGTCGCGCCGTCGTGATCGCGCGGTTCAGGCCGAACAGCAATCCTAGTCCGCGCCCCCAACGCGGGAGAACCGTCCTCGACGTCGTGACGGGTATCACCGCGCCGCCTCCCCCGCGCGCGGGCCCGCGCCGGTAGACTCGGACGGTTCCTGGAGCGCATGCCGCATCAGGCCCACGAAAAGCTCCCGCCTTGGGCTCGCATCGAGCCGCGGCACGCACGTGCCGGTCGTTCATGGGTGTGGCGGGACCACGCGCGTCGCAGAGTGCGACGGCGAGAGGACGGGTCGAGCGGACGGTCACGAGGTGACCGGGTCCTTCCTAGCTCCCCTGAAGTCCCAGTGAAAGCAGTCACCACCATGTCCACCCCTGCCATCTCCTTCTCCGACCTCGGCCTGCCCGAGGACCTCCTGGGCGCCGTCGAGGCGCTCGGGTTCACCACGCCGACGCCGATCCAGGTCGAGGCCGTCCCCGTCCTGCTCTCCGGGCGCGACATCGTCGGCGTCGCCCAGACCGGGACCGGCAAGACCGCGGCCTTCGGGCTGCCGCTCCTCGCCGCGATCGACCCGGCCGAGCGCGACGTCCAGGCGATCGTCCTCGCGCCGACGCGCGAGCTCGCCATCCAGGTGTCCGACGCCGTCCAGTCCTTCGCCCCCGACGGCGCCCGGCTCGACGTGCTGCCCGTCTACGGCGGCTCCGCCTACGGCCCGCAGCTGAGCGGCCTCAAGCGCGGAGCCCAGGTCGTCGTCGGCACCCCCGGCCGCGTCATGGACCTCATCGACAAGCGGGCGCTGGACCTCTCGACGGTCAAGTTCGTCGTGCTCGACGAGGCCGACGAGATGCTCCGGATGGGCTTCGCCGAGGACGTCGAGACGATCCTGGCCGGCACGCCGTCGACCAAGCAGGTCGCGCTCTTCTCCGCGACCATGCCGCCGGCGATCCGCCGGGTCGCCGACACGCACCTGACCGACCCGGTCCGCATCTCGATCGCCCCGCAGTCGACGCCGATCGAGTCGGTGACGCAGGAGTACGCGATCGTGCCGTTCAGCAACAAGAACGAGGCGGTCGCGCGGATCATCCAGACGGCCGACGCCGATGCCGCCATCGTGTTCGTCCGCACCCGCGAGGCCGCCGAGGAGGTCGGCGCGGACCTGCTGCGTCGCGGCATCTCGGCCGCGTCGATCTCGGGCGACGTCCCGCAGCGCGACCGCGAGAAGATCGTCGACCGTCTCCGCGCCGGCCAGCTCGACGTGCTCGTCGCCACCGACGTCGCCGCCCGCGGCCTCGACGTCGACCGGATCGGCCTCGTCGTCAACTACGACGTCCCCCGCGAGACGGAGACCTACGTCCACCGCATCGGCCGCACCGGCCGCGCGGGCCGCACGGGCAAGGCGTTCACGTTCCTCACGCCCAAGGAGAAGCACAAGCTCCGCCAGATCGAGCGCGCGACGGGCTCGACGCTGACCGAGGCGGCGCTGCCGTCCCGGACCGACGTGCTGCAGCACCGCGCGAACGGTGCGCTCACGCTGGCCGACGAGCGCCGCGTCGGCGGGCCGCTGGCGCTGCACCGCGCCCACGTCCAGGCCCACGTCGACGCCAACGGCACCGACCCGATCGACATCGCGGCCGCGCTCCTCGCGCTCGCCGTCGGTGATGACGGCGGCATCCGGGCGAGCGAGGACGAGGCGCTCTCGATGCCCGACCGCGGTGACCGGGGCGAGCGCCGCGAGCGCTCGTTCGACCGGGACCGCGGCGAGCGGCGCGAGCGCTCCTTCGACCGTGGCGACCGCGCCGAGCGCGGTCCGCGCGAGCGCGCCAACCGCTCCCGCGTCGGCGACAGCGACAACCGCTACCGGATCGCCGTCGGCTACCGCGACGGCGTGACGCCGCAGGGCATCGTCGGCGCCATGACGAACGAGGGCGGCCTGCGCGGCTCGGAGATCGGCAAGATCGACATCTTCCCGACCTTCTCCCTCGTCGAGATCCCGCTCGGGCTCGAGCCGGAGATCGAGCGGCGGATCGGCGGCGCGTCCGTCGCCGGTCGTCAGCTCCGGATCCGTCGCGACACCGGCGCCCCGTCGCGGGGTGGCAGCGGCGGCGGCAAGGGCTACGGCGAGCGCGGGGACCGCGGCGACCGGTTCGCCCGGACCGAGCGTCGCCCGCGCTACTCCCGCTGAGCCCGCCCCCGGCACACGCCGAGCCCGACCCCGCAACCGCGGGTCGAGCTCGGCGCCCGGGTGGGTCGTCCTCGGCGCTCAGCCGGGGGTGGGGACGGCGCGGGGACGCCGGTCCTGCGCCGGCGGCTCCCACGTCGCGGGGTCGGCCTCGACCTGCTCGCCCGACCGGATGTCCTTGACCTCGTGCCGCACGGCCCCGTCGTCCTGCGTCGAGAGGAACCAGACGTACGGGATCCCCCGGCGGTCGGCGACCCGGATCTGCTTGCCGAACTTCGCCGCGCTCGGCGCGACGTCGGCGGCGATCCCGCGGTCCCGCAGGGCGTCGGCGACCGCGTCGGAGGCCGGCCGCGTCGCCTCGTCGGCGACCGCGACCAGCACCGCCGTCGGCACGGCCCGCGTCGCCTCGACCAGCCCGGCCGAGAAGAGCCGCGAGAGCACCCGCGAGACGCCGATCGAGATGCCGACCCCCGGGAAGGTGCGCCGGCCGTCGCTGGCGAGCGAGTCGTACCGGCCGCCGGAGCAGATCGAGCCGAGGTTCTCGTGGCCGAGCAGCACGGTCTCGTAGACGGAGCCCGTGTAGTAGTCGAGGCCGCGCGCGACGGACAGGTCCGCCGTCACGACCCCGGGCGCCCGGTCCTCCGCCTGGCGCAGCAGCTCGCCCAGCTCGGCCAGCCCGTCCTCCAGCAGCTCGGCTGCCGGGTCGTCGTCGAGCACGACGCGGTGCTCGGCCGCGAGAGAGCGCACCCGCTCGACCACCTCGACGCCGCCGGACAGGCTCGCCAGGGCCAGGCACGCTTCG encodes:
- a CDS encoding DUF948 domain-containing protein, producing MSVSLGDIAGLVAALAFVALVVAIAVPLLKLGAVLDETRLSVAELTEHTVPVIDEAAETVRGANAQLAKVDTVTTSAAEVGQNVSALTTLVSATLARPMIKVAAFSYAVRSVVAKRTGRR
- the rpsD gene encoding 30S ribosomal protein S4; the protein is MAHNRARHQVRLSRALGIALTPKAARAFEKRPYPPGEHGRARRKQESDYAVRLKEKQRLRAQYGLREAQFRNTFDEARRHPGLTGDTFVELLECRLDALVLRSGFARTIAQARQAVVHRHILVDGKIVDRPSFRVKPGQVLQVKPKSQTMVPFQVAAAGAHRDVLPAVPEYLEVNLEKLRTVLVRMPKRAEVPVQADVQLIVELYAR
- a CDS encoding replication-associated recombination protein A, encoding MDLFEAASTDEAGVPGVDPAAPLAVRMRPASLEEVVGQGHLLRAGAPLRRLVEPTRAGSPPPSSVVLWGPPGTGKTTIAYLIARAGGRRFVELSAVTAGVKDVRMVIEDARRRLAGGGEETVLFVDEVHRFSKTQQDALLPSVENRWVTLVAATTENPSFSVISPLLSRSLLLTLHSLEPEDVADLVRRAVADERGLGGTVELSEEALEQLVRLVGGDARKALTVLEAAAATALEEQADDDETDQGEDDAGAPAVITIDVVERAVDVAAVRYDRDGDQHYDVASAFIKSMRGSDVDAALHYLARMIAAGEDPRFIARRIVIAASEEIGMADPTALQTAVAAHQAVSFIGMPESQLILAQAVIHVATAPKSNATTLAIAAALGDVRSGKAGAVPFHLRDAHYAGAKDLGHGKGYQYAHDAPHGVAPQRYAPEGLEDARYYAPTDRGNERAVAARLERIREILDSQP
- a CDS encoding MMPL family transporter, yielding MFARLGRLVTRRPLWVLAAWVLIAGLLAAAAMTGLGGTPLFQKLETDQPTVPGSQSERVSELMRASADGASIVLMVEGADLTDTDAVAATGDVLTATRDDLAALDGVAEVTDPYQHPLGPTQPEVAALVDTATGSFLVQVTLDADLPSDREKEVGGEVEERLTALGTELRDDDLATGSLITSSAILVREFNEQMESDLVRGELVALPISLLVMVVVFGGALAAGMPIVGAVASIGAGLGSIWSLSYVMDLDSVVINVVTLLGLGLSIDYGLLMVSRFREELKELVDEQTAAITAGIAVGKRRRGGRRRDALVVRAVERTVATAGRTVTFSALTIAICVAGLIAMSPSLLKGLGVAGSVIVVIALLTAITLVPALLTLSGRRFLRPSVLSRIPGLRRVVGRLGDVAPRRGVFSALATWVQRYPWPVLIGCLAILVTAMVPLGSLHLRNSGIDALPADAPARVAIDTINERFPGTASADLFVVPEDTAADDATLDSVAAGLEGLAGVASVDAAAPLDDGDGHVMIGVHLADDVEPDSPAAVELVREIRDLDLGTPVLVGGQAAGQADFTGALVRGLPVAGGMVLIATFVLLFLMTGSVLVPVKALLTNAISIAASLGITTWVFQMGHGASLLGFTAAGGLESYVVAIVVAFGFGLAMDYEVFLIARIKELYDTGVGNDEAVVVGLQRSGRIITSAALVIIVVFAGFASGDLLPIKEAGFALAVAVALDATLVRMLLVPATMTVLGEANWWAPRWLRPLANRFTIAH
- a CDS encoding GNAT family N-acetyltransferase encodes the protein MTLDPARLQAFARYRILLAERDDWREGRVAVLGDSVLVARARPNGDVLLALGESDEVIDLLDGEARLHHRSEAPGAMWLSAPRAVDVPPWVLDALRLAPATQWDWMSIDTMPDGDVDQRVRRLDLAPGSSDVEEARALLAVANPISTADPLGDGEVAWFAVSESAPAHGPAGEAGAAVGVIGARLAQGDPARDGSFSWHLHGLGVAPGARRAGYGAALTTAAVRAGLAAGADWVSLGLYADNDAARRIYTRIGFRLEAEMASYAPATLAR
- the aspS gene encoding aspartate--tRNA ligase; this translates as MLRTHNAGDLRATDIGSTVTLTGWVDRRRDHGGVAFLDLRDASGIAQVVVRDEDVAHPLRSEWVLQVTGEVSHRPEGNENPNLATGQIEVVATDVVVLNQAAPLPFQVSTALDAAESATIGDEARLKYRYLDLRRPAPARALRLRAQVSRTARAVLDAEGFVEVETPTLTRSTPEGARDFVVPARLAPGSWYALPQSPQLFKQLLMVAGLERYYQIARCYRDEDFRADRQPEFTQLDVEASFVDQDDIIALTEKLLVEIWRLIDVEVPTPIQRMTYRDAMETYGTDKPDLRFGLPLVDLTDYFAHTPFRVFQAAYVGAVVQPGGAATPRRGFDAWQEWAKQRGARGLAYVTIGEDGELGGPVAKNITETERAGLAAATGARPGDAIFFAAGAPTSSRALLGAARLEIGRRGGLIDPDAWSFVWVVDAPLFKPVGEDDDVAVGAGAWTAVHHAFTSPTPEWIDTFEDDPGAALAYAYDIVCNGNEIGGGSIRIHRRDVQERVFKVMGIDEEQAQEKFGFLLEAFSFGAPPHGGIAFGWDRVVGLLAGEDSIREVIAFPKSGGGYDPLTGAPAPITAQQRKEAGVDAAPAATSGRATAGEGTAVAE
- a CDS encoding DEAD/DEAH box helicase; translation: MSTPAISFSDLGLPEDLLGAVEALGFTTPTPIQVEAVPVLLSGRDIVGVAQTGTGKTAAFGLPLLAAIDPAERDVQAIVLAPTRELAIQVSDAVQSFAPDGARLDVLPVYGGSAYGPQLSGLKRGAQVVVGTPGRVMDLIDKRALDLSTVKFVVLDEADEMLRMGFAEDVETILAGTPSTKQVALFSATMPPAIRRVADTHLTDPVRISIAPQSTPIESVTQEYAIVPFSNKNEAVARIIQTADADAAIVFVRTREAAEEVGADLLRRGISAASISGDVPQRDREKIVDRLRAGQLDVLVATDVAARGLDVDRIGLVVNYDVPRETETYVHRIGRTGRAGRTGKAFTFLTPKEKHKLRQIERATGSTLTEAALPSRTDVLQHRANGALTLADERRVGGPLALHRAHVQAHVDANGTDPIDIAAALLALAVGDDGGIRASEDEALSMPDRGDRGERRERSFDRDRGERRERSFDRGDRAERGPRERANRSRVGDSDNRYRIAVGYRDGVTPQGIVGAMTNEGGLRGSEIGKIDIFPTFSLVEIPLGLEPEIERRIGGASVAGRQLRIRRDTGAPSRGGSGGGKGYGERGDRGDRFARTERRPRYSR
- the hisS gene encoding histidine--tRNA ligase; the protein is MARTSLSGFPEWLPAQRIVEQAVLDVIAETFELHGYASVATRAVEPLTELLRKGETSKEVYVLSRLQADPSDPAAESDADRLGLHFDLTVPFARYVLENAGHLAFPFKRYQIQPVWRGERPQDGRFREFVQADIDVVGDGTLPFHYEVEVPIVAARALGALRELGLPPVRVLVNNRKVAEGFYRSIGLDRPEEVLRIVDKLAKVGPARVAGMLADEVGASSDQAEACLALASLSGGVEVVERVRSLAAEHRVVLDDDPAAELLEDGLAELGELLRQAEDRAPGVVTADLSVARGLDYYTGSVYETVLLGHENLGSICSGGRYDSLASDGRRTFPGVGISIGVSRVLSRLFSAGLVEATRAVPTAVLVAVADEATRPASDAVADALRDRGIAADVAPSAAKFGKQIRVADRRGIPYVWFLSTQDDGAVRHEVKDIRSGEQVEADPATWEPPAQDRRPRAVPTPG